From the Triticum urartu cultivar G1812 chromosome 4, Tu2.1, whole genome shotgun sequence genome, the window TGGCGCCAAGTCAGCGGTGAGTGGTCATGAATGCCAAGCCAGGTGACCACCTCGGTCCAGACGCGGGGCAGTGAATCTACATTGGAAAAGAAGATGGGCGGCAGATTCTTGGACTTGTTTGCATAGGGGGCAAAGTCCGCAATTCGGTCAACTTCTATATTGTAGTGCCTTTGATGGATTTTAGAAGAAGAGAAGCAAGTCTGCGACACTGCCACAACGAAATTAATCACAATGGGCCAGTTTTAGTGCGTCTCCAACACGGTTCATCAAAACGTCGACGTGTCTACAGTAGAATGACGGTCGTCCAACCAGCCCTATACATCAAATGTCCGTTCCAGGTCCATTTACCTTCATTTGACATAGTTTAATAACAAGCAAATGTAGATCCCAACCAAAAAACCTCCAATCCCAAAAGCTGCAAGTTTGATTGTCCATGTAAAAAACCTCATTTTACGTCTCCCATATCGGTTGTCCATGCCAAGTTCTTCACTATACGGTTGGCTCCTCCAAATCGGTTGCCAAGCGCTTTAACATCTTAGCACGGTAGGATCTTCTGCATCTGTTGATTGTCTGACATCTGTGTGTGTTTTGTTGTGTGTCTGTCACCTCCGGCTTGGATTCGTCCACTTGGATCATGTTCATCCGTGCCTCCTCCTTATCGGCGCCCGGTTGAGACATTTCGATAGATAGAGACCGAGCACCGACTGGCATGGAAGCGGACATCCGTGGACGGACAAGCGCAGTCGACTGCGACTTCGTAAAGAGCTTCTCCGCATTGTTGAGGTCGACGATGCATGACACGTGATGGCTGGCGATGACGGTGGACGCGGACTACTACTGCCGATCGAGCTGCCGAGCAGCGTAGTAGTATGACGGATGCAAACCTGCCGGATAGGGTGATGGTGATTGCACGCCCTGCAACACCTGGTTCACATGCATAACCAAAGGAGGTACTGGGTGATTGACCATCGTCAAAGTCTCCTCCCTCTTCCTCTATCTGCGGCGGCGGGCGGTGCGTGTCGCTGTGTTGACCTTGCGGGCGACCACCACTAAGGGATCCTCCGCCTTCGGGAACATCTTCGTCAGCACCTGCTCCATCACGACGGTGGACGACGAAATGAGTGAGAACTATGGTGGACGGCGGCGGCAAACGTGGACGACTACTCCTACGTAGAATGAAATGCAAATGAGTGGTTGTCCACCTAGGGTGAGCCCCACAATGGAGATATTTTCCTCATTTTCTGAGAGCATTGTTGCATCCAAACATTAGCGACGCGTTTGGTTGGAGCTCAGGTAACGTATTCACTGTTGTAATGAGAATACACTGTATTAGATTAGGGGTAAGTGGATACATGATGTGTTTGATTCATGCTAGGGAATAGGATGCCGTGGAGTACCGTCGCCGGCCTTGTAGAAGATAACATAGGACTGGAGGCCGGACGGCTGCTGGGGATGGCTCGTGACGGAAAATGAGATCACCAGCCATTAACAACAACAGTACGGCTCACGACGGCGAAGAGAGATCGGCGGCGCTGCCTACTGCAGCGATGGCGAATGGAGATCGGCGGCACTCGGCGACGGAGGCGAATGGAGATCGGCGGCGCTCGGCGGCACTCGGCGACGGAGGTGAATTGAGACGGCGATGGTACTGCCCCGCTGCTGCTTCGTCCTCGTGGGGAAGAAATGGCCGCTGCTGCTTGGTCCTCGTGGTGAAGAAATCGATCAACACCAGCGGTGTTATTCGATATCATGCTGGATTGGGTGTTTTCGGTTTTGTGAAGGGCAGTTTGCGATTACACGGGACCTGAAACCGCTGCGGCCGAAATAAACGCATGTAATGTAATCGTTAGCCGGTGTTTTCGGGAGACAGCGAAAATTTCGCGAACCAAACGCGTTGTAGGATTGTGACGAAACAAGATGAGAGACAACGTCGGAGAAAGGTTTCACCGCCCGATCGTGGCCTTGGACGCTCCAGATCGCGCCTTCATCCTACTCTTATCCACCTGAAGCCCACTCCTCCATGGCTTCTCTTCTCCGAGCAGCGCCCTCCCTCCCTCTGTCCATCCCGACCGCTGCCTCCATCGAGGAGGTAGGAGTCTAGGAGATCAGCGAGCTGGTAGGCCGACAGCTTGCGGCGGGCCATCACAGAAGCTACGCCGTACGCGGCGGCGGCTAGCCCCAGCTTAATAGATTAGTTCTGCCATGGCGAGGCTTCCCGGTCTGCGTTGCTGTGACCTTGCCGCGCGCGGCTCCCTCCCTCCTCTCGGCCTTGCCTGCCGCCCTCGCAGGTCGCCCCGCGCCTCGGCTCTACGCTACTCGTCTCTCCAAGGTACACCGCCTAGCTTCACCAATGCTCAGAATTGCATGGCGCAGAAATTCGCTACCTCGGAAGTCGGATTAGAATTCTCTTCTTGCATTCGGTCGGGGTTACTTCTGGCGATGCTAAAATTGGGTCGGGATTACTTCGCCGGAGCATTCTGATTTTGAACACATTATTTTCTCCATGCATTGGTGTATTTAAATCCATATATGCTATAAAGAGAAGAATTATTCAAGGTTTCAAGCCATACAACAGAAGTGCTGAGCACCAAGATGGTTCGGCGTTTGTTCTTTCGTACTAATCCTGTGGCCTCATTGTTGGAACTGATAGCTGGTGACAGTCTCGGGAAGGATGTCTTGCGCATGTTCCTTGAGGATAGGCAGACGAATGGGGACCTGGTCTCCAAAGTCGCTGACATGGTTTTGAGGAGAAACGACACAGGTCTTGATGTGTTAGAGGCTACCACAGATCAAGAAAATGCTGCAGATGTTGGGCAACCTGAAGATGTAAGCTGTGCCAATCGTGTGTTATCTACGTCATCTATTGCAAGGCATAACTGACTGAACAATGGAATGCAGTTCAGGGATGATGTTATGAGTGAGGGAGTCGTGGGATTTGAGGCAATTGGAGATTTTGTGTCCGCTGAGGGCAGCCTTACTGCGAGAAGGAGGCTTTCTGCTCTGGTATGTCATGGCCGTGTTTCGGGACTATTACTGTTCATCATTACCTTGAATTTTGACTATGTTTTTGTAGAGATAATTGATAGATTGGCATGTTCTTGCAAATGATGACAGGCTGGGCAGAAAGAGAGTGATAAAAGGAAGGAATTCAACCTTCTGAGATATGAAGCAGTAATTTTAACCCCCAGTGTTTCATCTTCTGATGCATTCagtagaaaaaaaatcatatccAGCTGCTCATGTTAGTCGTTTCCCACAGATTAAGGACGAACTGTTGCTCTTGACCATAGGAATTGGAGCCGCTTGCACTATATATTGTGTCCTAGTCTTCTCTGTGGAGGTATTTTCATCCTGAACTTTATAGCAAACCGGACACGCATTTTTGCACTAACCATGAATGATTGAATAGTTTTGTGTGACCATGTGCCACAATTAAGTGATACCCTGTTTAACTGGAATTTTACAAAATCAACCATTTGAAATTGGATCTCTGGTATACTAATTTTTTTTTGTTGGAGAGAGATAATCTCCAATCTTGAAGGGGAGCCTTGGCGCAGCAGTAAAATTGTGCCCTTGTGACCATGAGTTCACGGGTTGAGTCCTGTAAGCAGCCTCTTGCAGAAATGTATGGTAAGGCTGCGTACAAAAGACCTAAAGTGGTTGGACCCTTCCCGGACCCTGTGCAAGTGGGAGCTACGCGCACCAGGCTGCCCCCTTTTTTTAGGGAATCTCCAATCTACCAGCAGATAACAATGTTGTTTTAGGTCAGATTTGTGCACTATGTGAGCATCACACTGTTCGTGGCTCATATAATCTTGGAATCATTGCCTTGAGAACATTTTCGACTGGACCTCCCACTTCCCCCTATATGTCCGGGCGGATAGCCTGGACACGGCCCGGACAAAAAACAACCACCTGACCGGACCCCCCATACCTAGCCGAAATGTATGGGCTGTCTGGCATCCCTCAAACCTGTTACAGTATGGCATCCCTCAAACCTGTTACAGTATATGTGGATTGCACTGGCCCAttccatcagttcggacatttggttgcgttggctagtgcatgaagcttaacGTGGTATCAGAGCTAAGGTCTTGAGTTCAAGTCCCGGCTTTCGCAATTTATCTAGAAAATTGCTGCCGCCCCCCTTTGTGTCCTTGTATAGGCCTCTTGAGTCATACGTAAGTTTCACGCGCCGTCGCTCTCTTCCGGTTGCACGTGTTGACTTGTCTTCCCTGTCACATGTAAGAGCGGGTGTTACAGTATATGTGGATTGCCAGCCTTTTCCATAAGTTCGGACTTTTGGTTGCGTTGGctagtgcatgaagcttaacatggtatcagagcctaaGGTCTTGAGTTCAAGTCT encodes:
- the LOC125551842 gene encoding uncharacterized protein LOC125551842, producing the protein MARLPGLRCCDLAARGSLPPLGLACRPRRSPRASALRYSSLQAGDSLGKDVLRMFLEDRQTNGDLVSKVADMVLRRNDTGLDVLEATTDQENAADVGQPEDFRDDVMSEGVVGFEAIGDFVSAEGSLTARRRLSALAGQKESDKRKEFNLLRYEAIKDELLLLTIGIGAACTIYCVLVFSVEAGISYAFGVAFSWLYLQLLYRHADNLSKEDVPEVFLKKKVKKIGIRSEDLKDTIEKTLGGSLFVLSSPRLIIPAVIFGLSTFSSHFQNSIFNFELVPGMMGFFAYKAAALVQVYRDNDDLRLILPEDDPDYS